A genomic segment from Treponema sp. Marseille-Q3903 encodes:
- a CDS encoding NFACT RNA binding domain-containing protein, which produces MSLNCNEINLILSELNLSGSFIQDIIQPSYDTLALYTYKEGEAKTVLICTAQNSVRLNETGRKITKNDKPLRFMEFLKSRIKGCRINSIFQIGLERVIKMELSHSGKSIFNLYIRLWSNAANVILCDEHDLVLDTMFRRPERYEVKDEVFILPAVIEEKLENSKERFPVRSWDGYHSFNAYVDWWYSEHSSTLSRESLLEKAEKWYNVNYSKKTAALENLKAKAELFKNAEQLKHQGDLILSFGYLIKHDSKYLECEDYETGKTVNLRIDPGKSAHENAAEYYKQYKKAVTGAKELAHDILIAQKQIAKLEELYSEIKNEQNPVKLEQILRRSSTPKQQQKKKQPGLNYIVNGWYILVGRDANENDELLRRHVRGEDMWLHVRDFPGGYVFIKARKGKTIPLDILLDAANLAVYYSKARNAGKTDLYYTHVKYLRRAKNGPKGLVLPSQEKNLCITPDKERLDRLDSLHEELQL; this is translated from the coding sequence ATGTCATTAAACTGCAACGAAATCAATTTAATTTTGAGTGAATTAAACCTCTCGGGCTCTTTCATTCAAGATATTATTCAACCGAGCTATGATACTCTTGCCCTTTACACTTATAAAGAAGGTGAGGCAAAAACTGTTTTAATCTGCACTGCGCAAAATTCAGTCCGCTTAAATGAAACCGGACGCAAAATCACAAAAAATGATAAACCTCTTCGCTTTATGGAATTTTTAAAGTCGCGGATCAAAGGCTGCCGTATAAATTCGATATTTCAGATTGGGCTTGAACGCGTCATAAAAATGGAACTTTCTCACAGCGGCAAAAGTATTTTTAACCTTTACATAAGGCTCTGGAGCAATGCAGCGAATGTCATTTTGTGCGATGAACACGATTTAGTCCTCGATACGATGTTTCGGCGTCCTGAACGTTATGAAGTCAAAGATGAAGTTTTTATTTTACCGGCAGTGATTGAAGAAAAACTTGAAAACTCAAAAGAGCGTTTTCCTGTCCGCAGCTGGGACGGATATCATTCTTTCAACGCATATGTCGACTGGTGGTATTCGGAACATTCTTCAACGCTTTCACGTGAATCGCTGCTTGAAAAAGCCGAAAAATGGTACAACGTAAACTATTCAAAAAAAACTGCTGCTCTTGAAAATCTTAAGGCAAAAGCAGAGCTTTTTAAAAATGCAGAACAGCTAAAACATCAGGGAGACCTTATCCTCTCATTCGGCTATCTGATAAAACATGATAGCAAATATCTTGAGTGCGAAGATTACGAAACCGGTAAAACAGTAAACCTTCGAATCGATCCTGGGAAATCAGCACACGAAAACGCTGCGGAATATTACAAACAGTACAAAAAAGCTGTGACCGGTGCAAAAGAGCTTGCCCACGACATTTTAATTGCACAAAAACAGATTGCAAAACTCGAAGAATTGTACTCCGAAATAAAAAATGAACAGAATCCTGTAAAATTGGAACAGATTCTTCGACGCAGCTCAACACCAAAACAACAGCAGAAAAAAAAGCAACCGGGCCTAAATTACATTGTAAACGGCTGGTACATTCTTGTTGGGCGTGATGCGAATGAGAATGATGAACTTTTGCGCCGTCACGTTAGGGGCGAAGACATGTGGCTTCATGTCCGTGATTTTCCCGGAGGTTACGTTTTTATAAAGGCGCGCAAAGGAAAGACAATTCCTCTCGATATTCTTTTGGACGCTGCAAACTTAGCCGTTTATTATTCAAAAGCCAGAAACGCCGGCAAAACAGACCTCTATTACACTCACGTAAAATACCTGAGGCGCGCAAAAAACGGTCCAAAGGGACTTGTTTTGCCGTCTCAAGAAAAAAATCTCTGTATCACTCCTGATAAAGAACGGCTCGACAGGCTTGATTCACTCCACGAGGAATTGCAGCTGTGA
- a CDS encoding HAD family hydrolase, which yields MNTIDKTQIKAVAFDIDGTLYRTWKFNFIITPYFLTHIFFFLKYGLVRKIMHKTEATPLFIKIQAEHMAKKLKCTPTEAEQRLEKTIYKGLEKYFRHIKPCKGAVEFIKKLKQHGYKVALLSDFPPEQKGDIWGVKDLCDVMIGSEQAGALKPAPTPFYKLSQALGVPVENILYVGNHHRYDIEGAHNVGMKTAWIVPPSRKLFCKKSKVADFTFSHYYQISDIFFGEN from the coding sequence GTGAATACTATAGATAAGACGCAGATTAAGGCAGTCGCTTTTGATATCGACGGAACGCTTTATAGAACTTGGAAGTTTAATTTTATAATAACGCCTTACTTTCTTACACATATCTTTTTCTTCTTAAAATACGGTCTTGTCAGAAAAATCATGCACAAAACAGAAGCTACGCCGCTTTTTATAAAAATTCAGGCTGAGCACATGGCTAAAAAATTAAAATGTACTCCAACAGAAGCTGAACAGCGCCTTGAAAAAACAATCTACAAAGGACTCGAAAAATATTTTCGTCACATTAAGCCGTGCAAAGGCGCCGTTGAATTTATCAAAAAGCTCAAACAGCACGGTTACAAAGTAGCGCTTCTCTCAGATTTTCCACCGGAGCAAAAAGGTGATATATGGGGTGTAAAAGATTTGTGCGATGTCATGATCGGTTCGGAGCAGGCGGGAGCGCTTAAACCGGCTCCAACGCCTTTTTACAAACTTTCTCAAGCGCTTGGAGTTCCTGTGGAAAATATCTTGTATGTTGGGAATCATCACAGATATGATATTGAAGGCGCCCACAATGTTGGAATGAAGACAGCGTGGATTGTGCCTCCGAGCCGCAAATTGTTTTGTAAAAAATCAAAAGTTGCTGATTTTACGTTCAGCCATTATTATCAAATTTCAGATATTTTCTTTGGGGAAAATTGA